In Lepus europaeus isolate LE1 unplaced genomic scaffold, mLepTim1.pri SCAFFOLD_582, whole genome shotgun sequence, one genomic interval encodes:
- the LOC133755586 gene encoding epididymal-specific lipocalin-9-like gives MALVLLGLGLGLGWGPSFTSAQILNPQAIVQRNYNMARVAGTWYSISMASDNLTWVQEHGDLRLFVRRIEHLGNGSLKFNFRFRVQGECVIVAVVFERTEKNGEFSIAYQGQNKLQVVETDYRLFIIFYLHNTRAERQTQVLALYGRNPEMSPAFLNRFEQACRRYGLSSRAIIHLTSQDRCFYNR, from the exons ATGGCGCTGgtcctgctgggcctggggctggggctgggctgggggcccagcTTCACGTCTGCACAGATCCTGAACCCACAGGCCATCGTGCAGAGGAACTACAACATGGCCAGG GTGGCGGGGACCTGGTACTCCATCTCCATGGCCTCGGACAACCTgacctgggtgcaggagcacgGGGACCTGCGCCTGTTTGTGCGACGGATCGAGCACCTGGGCAACGGCAGCCTCAAGTTCAACTTCCGCTTCAG ggtgcagggcGAGTGCGTGATCGTGGCCGTGGTCTTCGAGAGAACCGAGAAGAACGGCGAGTTCTCCATCGCCT ACCAGGGCCAAAACAAGCTGCAGGTGGTGGAGACGGACTACAGGCTGTTCATCATCTTCTACCTGCACAACACCCGGGCCGAGAGGCAGACCCAGGTGCTGGCGCTCTACG ggcGCAACCCAGAGATGAGCCCCGCCTTCCTGAACAGGTTTGAACAAGCCTGCAGGAGGTACGGGCTGAGCTCCCGGGCCATCATCCACCTGACCAGCCAAG ATCGATGCTTCTACAATCGGTAG